In Funiculus sociatus GB2-C1, one genomic interval encodes:
- a CDS encoding IS1 family transposase, whose amino-acid sequence MQCPKCDSQYVVKNGHTHTGKQNFKCRDCGRQF is encoded by the coding sequence ATGCAATGCCCCAAGTGCGACTCTCAATACGTTGTAAAAAATGGTCATACTCACACTGGTAAACAAAATTTTAAATGTCGAGATTGTGGCAGACAATTTG
- a CDS encoding type I restriction enzyme HsdR N-terminal domain-containing protein, protein MSPRPFYEVKPSHYLFNKQETPEEKVRQWILFELLSTYAVPIGNIDVEKPVRVGTRTHRADIVIYQDFIPYIVIECKNQEDKSPDQGLDQAISYASCLGAKFAVYTNGWDWLEYRHYIYTMLQEFFMDCSWYCNSEKEVVLHSNANEL, encoded by the coding sequence ATGTCACCTAGACCATTCTATGAAGTAAAGCCTTCACATTATCTTTTTAATAAACAGGAAACACCGGAAGAAAAAGTCAGACAGTGGATTTTATTTGAACTACTGTCAACATATGCAGTTCCCATAGGAAACATTGATGTCGAAAAGCCTGTACGAGTTGGAACACGCACACACCGTGCTGACATAGTTATTTATCAAGATTTCATACCGTATATTGTCATTGAATGCAAAAATCAAGAAGATAAATCCCCAGATCAAGGTCTAGATCAAGCGATAAGTTATGCGAGTTGCTTGGGTGCAAAATTTGCAGTTTATACAAATGGTTGGGATTGGCTTGAGTATAGACACTACATCTATACAATGCTTCAAGAATTTTTTATGGATTGTTCGTGGTACTGCAACTCTGAGAAAGAGGTAGTCCTGCATAGTAATGCTAATGAACTATAA